Proteins encoded within one genomic window of Flavobacterium gilvum:
- a CDS encoding M16 family metallopeptidase, translated as MKKIILSALFVFFLVTNLFSQEPVFVTSVEGIKEYSLPNGLKILLIPDAAQSNVIVNIVYGVGSRHEGYGESGMAHLLEHMMFKRSSKFTDIKKTIADKGAQANGTTYYDRTNYYEALPATDENLKWALEMEADRMVTSAILQSDLNTEFSVVRNEFEIGENDPSGILNDRILSTAYLWHNYGKSTIGSKEDIERVPASRLKVFYQKYYQPNNATLIVGGKFDEKKTLSWIKEYFAPIPKSKTEIEKTYTVEPVQDGERFVELKRNGDLQYIGMAYHTPSYSDKEFAANDALISILTNNPSGILYKTLVETKLSTTVYGYTLPLKDPGFSYFGCDVAKDKDINVVQKAFLETMNTVPNMTFTEEDLKRAKNELLKHFENTYNKTLNLSIALTEFIGAGDWRLFFINRDNIEALTVADIQNAAKKYYLQSNRTWGRFIPEKNSERTKVNDPQDIAPLVKGYKGKAMEANTNTFEASAANIMKATEEGKLASGGRYALLEKPAKGNKIEGRLLLRMGDEKSLSQKSMIAELTASMLKLGTKTRSKKDINDQIDQYKLNLSTVGSVDGLYVRISTDKANLGNALNLVQDILRNPSFDVAEFEKLKLEAKSGLESQRNEPQAVASQELVKTIALYLKTHPFYTETIDESLATLDKITIDDLKNFYATFYGGSNSIASFVGGIDKDLIKKFLSSTLDNWSPKVAYKRIPTQYFDVKSSDKTIQINDKTNAVLFGRINLNVGEKNPDYPALEMANELLGGGSFLSSRIPQRLRETEGLSYGAGSYLQANAIDPTGDWGVYAFYNPTMKDKLATALNEEIQKAISKGFTKEEFDSSLKSWLQNRQTMLGTDEFIVRQLRENIDLGKTFKDYQDFETKVKSLDVQKVNSALVKYFDPKKLVIINAGDFAKK; from the coding sequence ATGAAAAAAATAATACTTTCTGCGTTATTTGTCTTCTTTTTGGTAACAAATCTATTTTCACAAGAACCTGTTTTTGTCACTTCGGTAGAAGGAATAAAAGAATACAGCTTGCCTAATGGATTGAAAATTTTACTGATTCCAGATGCCGCTCAATCCAATGTTATTGTAAACATTGTATATGGAGTTGGTTCCCGCCATGAAGGTTATGGGGAATCAGGTATGGCGCATTTACTGGAACACATGATGTTTAAGCGTTCCTCAAAATTTACCGATATCAAAAAAACAATTGCCGATAAAGGAGCGCAGGCCAATGGTACAACCTATTATGACCGCACCAACTATTATGAAGCCTTACCCGCAACTGATGAAAATTTAAAATGGGCTCTCGAAATGGAAGCAGACAGAATGGTGACTTCGGCCATACTTCAATCGGATTTGAATACCGAATTCAGTGTGGTTCGAAATGAGTTTGAAATAGGTGAAAATGATCCATCGGGAATATTAAATGATCGCATTCTTTCGACAGCCTATTTATGGCATAATTACGGGAAATCTACTATTGGGAGTAAAGAGGATATAGAACGCGTTCCCGCCAGCCGACTAAAAGTTTTTTATCAAAAATATTACCAGCCCAATAACGCAACTTTGATTGTAGGAGGAAAATTTGATGAGAAAAAAACACTTTCCTGGATCAAGGAATACTTTGCTCCAATACCAAAATCAAAAACTGAAATCGAAAAAACATATACTGTAGAACCAGTGCAAGACGGAGAACGTTTTGTAGAACTCAAAAGAAACGGAGATCTTCAATATATTGGTATGGCTTACCATACTCCTAGTTATTCTGACAAGGAATTTGCTGCAAATGATGCTTTGATTTCAATATTGACTAATAATCCTTCGGGAATTCTGTATAAAACATTGGTGGAAACCAAATTATCAACTACCGTTTATGGGTACACACTTCCGCTAAAAGACCCGGGATTCAGTTATTTTGGATGTGACGTTGCCAAAGATAAGGATATCAACGTTGTTCAAAAGGCCTTTTTGGAAACAATGAATACGGTTCCCAATATGACTTTTACGGAAGAAGATTTAAAACGAGCCAAAAATGAGTTACTAAAACATTTTGAAAACACGTATAACAAAACTCTTAACTTATCCATAGCCTTGACAGAATTCATCGGGGCTGGTGATTGGCGTTTATTTTTTATAAATAGAGACAATATAGAAGCGTTAACAGTTGCCGATATTCAAAATGCAGCCAAAAAATACTATTTACAAAGCAATAGAACCTGGGGACGTTTCATACCAGAAAAAAACAGCGAAAGAACCAAAGTAAATGACCCCCAAGATATTGCGCCTCTTGTAAAAGGGTATAAAGGAAAAGCAATGGAAGCGAATACCAATACCTTTGAAGCCTCTGCTGCAAATATTATGAAAGCGACAGAGGAAGGAAAATTAGCCTCAGGAGGAAGATATGCCTTGTTGGAAAAACCTGCCAAAGGAAATAAAATCGAAGGCCGATTATTATTGCGAATGGGAGATGAAAAATCATTGAGCCAAAAATCAATGATTGCCGAATTAACAGCAAGTATGCTTAAATTAGGTACAAAAACCAGAAGCAAAAAAGACATCAACGACCAGATTGACCAATACAAACTAAACCTAAGCACAGTAGGCTCTGTTGATGGTTTATATGTAAGAATCAGCACCGATAAAGCCAATTTGGGCAATGCTTTGAACTTGGTACAGGATATTTTAAGAAACCCTTCTTTTGATGTTGCCGAATTTGAAAAACTAAAATTAGAAGCCAAAAGCGGATTAGAATCTCAAAGAAACGAACCTCAAGCAGTTGCCAGTCAGGAATTGGTAAAAACAATCGCTTTGTATCTAAAAACACACCCCTTTTACACAGAAACAATCGATGAAAGTCTAGCCACTCTTGACAAAATTACCATCGATGACCTGAAAAACTTTTATGCTACTTTCTATGGCGGATCCAACAGTATTGCATCTTTTGTGGGAGGTATAGATAAAGATTTGATCAAAAAATTCTTGAGTTCGACTTTGGACAACTGGAGTCCAAAGGTTGCCTACAAAAGAATTCCAACACAATATTTTGACGTAAAATCAAGCGACAAAACCATTCAGATAAATGACAAAACAAATGCCGTTTTATTTGGAAGAATAAATTTAAACGTAGGCGAAAAAAATCCTGATTATCCTGCTTTGGAAATGGCAAATGAATTATTGGGAGGCGGATCATTCCTTTCATCCAGAATTCCGCAACGTTTACGCGAAACCGAAGGATTGAGCTACGGTGCCGGTTCATATCTTCAGGCAAATGCTATTGACCCAACGGGAGATTGGGGAGTTTATGCCTTTTACAATCCTACAATGAAAGATAAATTGGCAACTGCCTTAAACGAAGAAATTCAAAAAGCAATAAGCAAAGGTTTCACTAAAGAAGAATTTGACAGTTCTCTAAAATCTTGGTTACAAAACAGACAAACAATGCTTGGAACCGATGAATTTATCGTTCGTCAACTTAGAGAAAACATTGACTTGGGCAAAACATTTAAAGACTATCAGGATTTTGAAACCAAAGTTAAAAGCTTGGATGTCCAAAAAGTAAATAGCGCCTTGGTCAAATATTTTGATCCAAAAAAACTCGTAATTATAAATGCCGGGGATTTTGCTAAAAAATAA
- the fumC gene encoding class II fumarate hydratase, whose protein sequence is MNFRIEKDTMGEVQVPADRYWGAQTERSRNNFKIGSPASMPKAIIEGFAYLKKAAAYTNCELGVLSVDKRDYIGLVCDEILAGRHTEEFPLVIWQTGSGTQSNMNVNEVIANRSQVLKRLSITDDEPFIKANDDVNKSQSSNDTFPTAMHIAAYKVVVENTIPNIEKLKDTLEKKATKFQSVVKIGRTHLMDATPLTLGQEISGYVAQLDNGLKAVKNTLPHLSQIALGGTAVGTGLNTPKGYDVRVAEYISQFTGHPFVTAPNKFEALATHDAIVETHGALKQLAVSLNKIANDIRMLASGPRSGIGEILIPENEPGSSIMPGKVNPTQCEALTMVCAQVIGNDMAITVGGMQGQYELNVFKPMMAANFLQSAELLGDACHSFDIHCAQGIQPNHKRIEELVNNSLMLVTALNTKIGYYKSAEIAQTAHKNGTTLKEEAVRLGYVTPEEFDEWVKPEDMV, encoded by the coding sequence ATGAATTTCAGAATCGAAAAAGATACGATGGGCGAAGTACAGGTTCCTGCCGACAGATACTGGGGCGCCCAAACGGAACGTTCCCGAAACAACTTCAAAATTGGTTCGCCGGCATCTATGCCAAAAGCGATTATTGAAGGATTTGCCTATCTAAAAAAAGCAGCTGCCTATACCAATTGTGAGTTGGGAGTTCTGTCGGTTGATAAACGGGATTACATTGGTTTGGTTTGTGACGAAATACTTGCTGGACGGCATACCGAGGAATTTCCGCTAGTGATTTGGCAAACCGGTTCGGGCACACAAAGTAATATGAATGTCAACGAGGTAATTGCCAATCGTTCGCAGGTGCTAAAAAGACTCAGCATTACCGATGACGAACCTTTTATAAAAGCCAATGACGATGTAAATAAATCACAATCTTCCAATGATACTTTCCCAACTGCCATGCATATAGCGGCTTACAAAGTAGTCGTGGAAAACACCATCCCGAATATTGAAAAATTAAAAGATACACTCGAAAAGAAGGCAACAAAGTTCCAATCAGTAGTCAAAATTGGACGCACTCATTTGATGGATGCCACTCCCCTGACTTTGGGTCAGGAAATCTCGGGTTATGTGGCACAGCTTGATAATGGTCTCAAAGCCGTTAAAAACACTTTACCTCACCTATCTCAAATCGCTTTGGGCGGAACTGCCGTAGGAACCGGATTGAACACGCCAAAAGGATACGATGTAAGGGTTGCCGAATATATCAGTCAATTTACGGGTCATCCATTTGTCACCGCACCTAATAAATTTGAGGCACTGGCTACCCATGATGCGATTGTGGAAACCCACGGCGCACTCAAGCAATTGGCCGTTTCTCTGAATAAAATAGCCAATGATATCCGAATGCTCGCATCCGGACCACGTTCTGGAATTGGAGAAATCCTTATTCCTGAAAATGAACCAGGTTCTTCCATCATGCCCGGAAAAGTAAACCCAACTCAATGCGAAGCACTGACGATGGTTTGTGCACAAGTAATTGGAAATGATATGGCTATCACTGTTGGCGGTATGCAAGGGCAATATGAATTGAACGTTTTCAAACCGATGATGGCGGCCAACTTTTTGCAATCAGCTGAATTACTGGGAGATGCCTGCCACTCATTCGACATTCATTGTGCACAGGGAATTCAGCCCAACCACAAACGAATCGAAGAGTTGGTAAACAACTCATTAATGCTTGTTACGGCTTTGAATACTAAAATAGGCTATTATAAATCGGCAGAAATTGCACAAACCGCACATAAAAATGGTACGACTCTAAAAGAAGAAGCCGTAAGATTAGGATACGTAACCCCCGAAGAATTTGATGAATGGGTAAAACCCGAGGATATGGTTTGA
- a CDS encoding NAD(P)-dependent oxidoreductase — protein MKFGILKERKNPPDRRVVFSPDELAKIKQKYHDCTIRVESSDSRIFTDVQYQGMGIDVTNDVSDCDVLFGVKEVPVDDLIPNKTYFFFSHTIKKQPHNRKLLQAILEKKIYLYDYETIVNSHNYRLIGFGRYAGFVGTYNAFRAFGIKFELFKMPKAETLSGKDALITHLKRLILPPLKIVVTGTGKVGNGVKEILDAMKIKEVTPENYLSKKYTQAVYTQLDVLDYNKRKDGQVLDFTDFHHNPSEYVSDFERFTKISDIYITGHFHANEAPAILTREMLQASDCNIKVVADISCDVNGSIACTLRSSTIAEPLYGYLPSENKEVDVFHPAAIVVMAVDNLPCELPKDASEGFGEMFSEHVLPAFFNGDKDGILKRAKITENGKLTERFSYLQDYVNGE, from the coding sequence ATGAAATTCGGAATCCTAAAAGAAAGAAAAAATCCACCCGATAGAAGAGTTGTTTTTTCGCCTGATGAATTGGCCAAAATAAAGCAGAAATACCATGATTGTACCATAAGAGTTGAAAGTTCGGATAGCCGTATTTTTACCGATGTACAATACCAAGGTATGGGGATAGATGTTACCAATGATGTCAGCGATTGTGATGTTCTTTTTGGTGTAAAAGAAGTACCGGTAGATGATTTGATTCCGAATAAAACCTATTTCTTTTTTTCGCATACAATAAAGAAACAACCTCATAACCGAAAGTTATTACAGGCTATTTTAGAAAAAAAAATATACCTGTACGATTATGAAACTATTGTTAATTCTCACAATTATAGATTAATTGGTTTTGGTAGATATGCAGGATTTGTTGGAACTTACAATGCTTTTCGTGCTTTTGGAATAAAATTCGAATTGTTTAAAATGCCAAAAGCCGAAACACTTTCTGGGAAAGATGCATTGATTACCCATTTAAAAAGGTTGATTTTACCTCCATTAAAAATTGTGGTTACCGGCACGGGAAAAGTGGGGAATGGTGTCAAAGAAATTTTGGATGCCATGAAAATTAAGGAAGTTACTCCCGAAAATTATTTGAGTAAAAAATATACTCAAGCAGTTTATACCCAATTGGATGTTTTGGATTATAATAAAAGGAAAGATGGCCAAGTTCTTGATTTTACAGATTTCCATCATAATCCATCCGAATATGTTTCTGATTTTGAGCGATTCACAAAGATTTCAGATATTTATATCACCGGACATTTTCATGCCAATGAAGCTCCGGCAATTTTGACCCGAGAAATGCTTCAGGCAAGTGATTGCAATATAAAAGTGGTTGCCGATATTTCCTGCGATGTCAATGGATCAATCGCCTGTACTTTGCGCTCCTCAACCATTGCAGAACCTTTATACGGTTATTTGCCAAGTGAAAATAAAGAAGTAGATGTTTTTCATCCTGCTGCAATCGTAGTCATGGCTGTTGATAATTTGCCTTGTGAGTTGCCAAAAGATGCTAGTGAAGGTTTTGGAGAAATGTTCTCAGAACATGTTTTGCCAGCCTTTTTTAATGGAGATAAAGATGGTATCCTCAAAAGAGCCAAAATAACCGAAAACGGAAAACTCACCGAGCGATTCAGTTATTTGCAGGATTATGTAAACGGGGAATAA